Within the SAR202 cluster bacterium genome, the region GTCCTGGTTCAACGGGATGTAGCCCGGCAGCGTGGTGATTGTCACGCTTCCGCCCACGGCCATCGCCCCTGCCCTCAGCGCCCGGTCTATCTTTCGGTTCGCGGCCAGGTAAGCATCGATCGTCTTCGCGCGTACGAATGTCTCCATGCGCACGTCAGCCGGAACGGAGTTAACCGAAGCGCCGCCTCGCGTGATGATTGGGTGAACGCGAACGGTATCCTCGTCGCGGAATGTCTCTCGCTGGGCGTGGATAGCCATGAGGGCTATGTTCGCCGCATTGAGGGCGTTGATGCCGAGGTGCGGGTGGCCTCCGGCGTGGGCCGCTTTCCCTTGGAACTGCACGAACTTCGCCACCATTCCGGTGTTTGTAGCGCCGATGGCCAGCTTCTTGCCTTCCCCGTGAAGCGGGGGCTCTGTGTGGGTCATCATCGCGATGTCTACATCATCGAGCGCGCCGGTCCGTATGAACTCCGGCTTCCCCCCGAGAAACTCCACCTTCCCCTTCTTCCTCAGCTCGTTCCGGTACTCTATCTCGACGTACTCCTCAGCCGGGGCGGCCATCAGCGCCACGCGACCGGAAAGGCTCTCCAGTACGCCGGCCGCCTTGAGGCCGATTCCCGCGGCAACCATAGAGCCGATCTGAGCGTGGTGGCCGCAGGCGTGGGCGGCGCTGGTCGTCGGGTCTGCGTGCGGGTGCCCGAGAACGTAAAGCGAGTCAAGCTCTCCCATTACGCCGACAGTGGGGCCGGAGCTTTCCGCGTTCAGCATTCCCTTGAGGCCGGTGATGGCTATTCCGTCCTGGAAAGGTATGCCGAGCTCGCGGAACTTCTCTGCCACGCGCCTGGATGTCTTGTGCTCCCTGAACCCGCCCTCCGGATTGGCCAGGATCTCTTTTGCCAG harbors:
- a CDS encoding amidohydrolase — translated: MARMNVAEIKAAVVAEIDRRGDEAVKLAKEILANPEGGFREHKTSRRVAEKFRELGIPFQDGIAITGLKGMLNAESSGPTVGVMGELDSLYVLGHPHADPTTSAAHACGHHAQIGSMVAAGIGLKAAGVLESLSGRVALMAAPAEEYVEIEYRNELRKKGKVEFLGGKPEFIRTGALDDVDIAMMTHTEPPLHGEGKKLAIGATNTGMVAKFVQFQGKAAHAGGHPHLGINALNAANIALMAIHAQRETFRDEDTVRVHPIITRGGASVNSVPADVRMETFVRAKTIDAYLAANRKIDRALRAGAMAVGGSVTITTLPGYIPLNQDRNLQGIYEANAVNLVGSEGVAHMGHRTGSTDMGDVCQIMPAIHPYVIAATGVGHGNDYLVADYELGVKTAGKAMALTVVDLLADGARKAKEVKKSFKAPMTKAEYLAFMRSLVREETFTE